The Pseudomonadota bacterium DNA window GATTAAATCCTCCTGAAATAGTTAAAGTAATACCGTCTCCACCATATAGTGATTCAATTACCTTATTTAGATCAGTATCCGCAGATGCAGACCTGCCTAAAATGCCCGCACAAACAAACGTACAAATAGATAGCAATGTCACCATTCTTTTTTTGTATGTTTGAGTATATATCTCAATTCTCATATTTATTTTCATAACTTAAATACCTTTTTAATTATAATTAACAAAATACCTTCCACTAAATGCCCTGACTTAAAGTGTTCTTTACAATACGCGAGGAAGGCAACCATACTGTTACTTTAGTTCCCCGACCTTCAGCTCCTTCTATTGTTAACTTACCTTCATGTTTTTCTGTCAATGCGTTAGCCAAAGAAAGCCCTAATCCTATACCTCCATATTTCCTGTCCCTTGAACCATCAAGTTGTGTAAATGGCTCCATTACTGTATCAACATTTTCTTCAGATAGACCAATACCATTATCTTCAACTACAAAATAAATACCGTCATCATCTTTAACATCGGCATTTATTTTAATTACTCCCCCCGCTAATGAAAACTTTACAGAGTTTGACAGCAGGTGTAACAAAACTTTTTCTATGCGATGTTTATCTACGAAAATAACCGCATCCTTATTTGTTATGTCAACTTCTACAGGTATTTCCATACCACTATTTTCTATGGTTTTATTAATAGATATAACTACTTTATCGACTATTTTTTCTATGGAAGTATTTGCTTCCTGCAAGCGAAGATTGTCAGATTCTATTTCTGACATTTCAAAAACATTATTGATAAGTTCGAACAGCTCTGTGGCAGCATTATGTATAAAGTCTATATACTCGTTACAATCCCCATACTTTTCTTTGAAATTCTCTTCATACCTTGAACCTAATTCCTCACTTTCTTCAGGCATTCTATTTGTGACTTTACCTTTTCTTATAATGTCAGTAAATCCTATTATAGAGCTTAACGGGGTACGCAATTCGTGCGTCATGTTTGATAAAAAATCATTCTTCGCTTTATTAGCAACTTCAACCTTTCCTTTTTGTTCAATTAAATCTTTTTCTACCGCCCTACAACGCTGAACCTCACTTTCCAGCTCGTCTACCAAATGTTTTAACGTTTGTGTTTTTTCATTAACCGTCTGCTCTAGGGATGAATTTATGGTTGATATCTCCTCGTGCAACTTCTTATTCATAAAACAGTTCTTTGCACGTGCTTTTGCAACAGAGAAGTTTACGGGTTTAGATATAAAATCACTTGCGCCTAACTTGTAAGCTTCCAAAATGCTTTCAGTGTCATTTTTGGCTGTAACTATTATTATCGGTAGTTGCCAAGGCTGATATTGCTTTCTAACATATTGCAAAACATCAAAGCCACTTACATCAGGCATCATTAGGTCTAAGAAAACCATATCTACACGATTTCGGTCTATTATCTCAATTGCCTCTTTCCCGCCCTCGGCACTTAGACAATTAATGCCGATCCTTTCGAATTTACGAATTAGAATATCTCTATTGGCCTCGTTATCATCAACGACTAAAATAGCTGCATCTTTGATACTAATATCCTCTATATCCTTCATACCCACTCAACAATGTTTTTCTTTTTGAAAAATTGTTATATATCTTCTCTAGCCCTAGCACTCAAAAAACTTAAATACATCGATAGGATTAATGATTTTATAACAATACCTCTTAATGATTAACAATCCGTTAATTTACAAAAAGATACGAGCTTTACGGAGGTATAGTTACCGTTATCAACACAACAGCCGTTCGCACGCATCATTTACATTGCAACGCTCATCTCGAAGTATTTCAAAAATGGCAAGGGTATATTTCTTTCGAAATACATACCTCAATCTGATTTTTACAAAGCTAGTATTTGGATAATCTAAATTCTAAGGAAGAACAAACTGTTACTTTGGAATGCCAACAGTTATGTGGAAAGTTTTTCTTTAAATTGTAAAGTGAAGTTGGCTTGCTCTGGAAGTGCTTGGTTCATGCAACCTCCTGAACGTATGCGCCAGCGAGCTCTTTCACAATCATCGGAGTCCAAACCTTGATAGGGGTAAAGATTTCGTGCTTGCCAAGATGCGCAAACAGCGAGCCCTCTGCACTGAAAGCCGATGAGCCGGTCAATGCATCAAGACGAAAATCGCGGCGCTGGAACTTGCCCTTACCGATATAACCCCACTCTGCGAAAGCAATCGGTTTGCCATTTCTGGCTTTCATTGTTAGGGCATCACCATGTATGAGGTTGAGTGACAGCACAAAGCTTGCAGCGCGGTAAAGATCATCTTTTTCGTTAAGTGAGAGATATTCAGCGAAGATCCCAAGTAAGTTATCTCGACAGTCGTCGATATTGTCAGGCAATAATTCAATGCCATAAATACACATTACTGCTAACAGAGCGAAGTTGCGTTTCTCGAAGTCAGACTTGCCGTATTTAAGTTCTACCGCTGCAAGCTTACGACGCAGCACATGCGTTAAAAAATTTCCGTCTCCGCAAGCTGGCTCCAGAAAGCGGGAATCAATACGTTCTGACTCACCCTTTACAAGATCAAGCATGGCTTCCACCATCCACGCTGGCGTGAAAACTTCTCCGTGATCTATGACTCTTTGTTTTGATTTGATCAGCAAGGCGTAATCTCTAACGTTATGATTTAATCTTTTTTACTCTGCTCTTTTATCACCGTGCGGATTTTTGAAAGCCCCAGAACAGCAAAACGCCGTTCCGCTGGTGAAATTATATTATAAGGTTGAGTATTGCAACTGTTTTGATATTCCAGTAAGATGCAGCTACTTATTTTAACATATATCCACAGGAAATTTGACGGGTTAAAAATGACTTTGGGGGTACTTATGGGGGTATATACAAAAACCCAACGCAAATTATTTTTATATATCAATAATATACAATCCGCTTCAGGTTGCCTCCGGAGCACCATCTTGCAACGCACCACCTACGAAAGGCATGAAAGCCCTTACTTTACAAGGTTTTTAGGTCTAACATATCCCGTAATGTCAAATAAGATACACTTACTTTAACATCTGTTGAAATCTATTTTCTCTTTACTTTATAAGGCTCTTGAGCTTAACTATCTCTACTGTTATCTAATTATATATATTGTAACATACTCGCAAAAAAGAGGGTAATTATGCGGATATGTTTTTACGGGTGTGGTAACGAACAAAGGTTCTAAGAAGATGTTATTGAAAAATAAACAAGATTCCATTTTCGATAATAAAGGATACTATTACAAATTTGGTACAAGTCTTTGCGGATTTATGGTAGAAGAATTTACCCGTCCGGTCAAAGCGATAGAAGAAAACCTTTATGGTATAAGTTGTTCTTTAAGCCGGCTGCTTTGAGATCACCATAACAAAGACAGTATAATATACCCTTCAATTAAAAAAACGGTTCAACAAATATCGTTCTAACAAGTTACACTGCAAAATTAAGGTTAGCACTAGACTTTGTTTTAAAATGTGAAATGAATGGAAACAATAGATGTAAGGTACTAGAGTATAGAAATTTACAGATGACGAATTAAAGACTTTGAAGAAACTTAATAATCTAAAAACAAATGCCGCAAGCAAAAATTAAAAATCGCAAAATGCATTATACTGACACAGGCACCGGAGAGGTTATTTTGTTCGGTCATAGTTTCCTGTGGGACAATCAGATGTGGCAGGAACAGGTTGAGGTATTATCTACACAATATCGCTGCATAGTGCCTGACTTATGGGGACATGGTGAGTCAGACTATCTTGATAATTCTGAATGCAATATCGCAGAGCTTGCTGATGACCATATTCTATTAATGGATTCTTTAGGCATAGAAAAATTTTCTATTATCGGGCTTTCTGTTGGCGGTATGTGGGCAGCTCATATTGCTTTTAAATATCCTGAACGCATTAATAAGCTTGTTTTATGTGATACTGATTTGGGTAAGGAGCCGTTATTCAATAAATTTAAATATTATGTAATGATAAAAATGATGGAGCGTGCAAACTGCGTACCGCCTAAATTAGTCGAAAAGGTTATCCCGATATTTTTTTCAAAAACAACGTTAGAAAACAATAAGAAATTAGTCTGTTATTTTAAAAACAAACTTTCTTCCATTAGTAAAGAGTGCATACCTACTATAGCAACCCTCGCTAGGGCTATATTTTGGCGTGATAGCTTTTTGAACGAATTAAAACAAATTAAAGCAGAGACAAAAATAATTGTTGGCAGCGATGACATAGCTCGCCCGCCAAATGAAGCAAGGAGACTAGAAAAACTTATACCGAATGCTACTTTGTCAATAATCGAAAATTCAGGACATATCCCATCTTGCGAACAGCCGAAGTTATTAAATGCGGTCTTATTATACTTCTTTGATAAAACCGCTTCTTAGCTTTAAAAAAACACTATGTGGGTGTCTTTTCAATTCCTAACCGGACTTTTCTTTATTAACTAATTCCTTACCTGTACCTCGCGATTCCCTCCGAAACACCGATTACACTTATTTTAAGTCGCAAAAATATAAAGGTGCTAAGGCTAATAATGATTTTATGATGCAATTAAAAAAACACCCTTATAACTACTTAATAGCTATAAGGGTATTTAATAAAATTACTTAAAATGAATAACGGTAAATTTTTACGCTACCATTTTACCTTTAAACATTCTGGCAGGTTTTTTTGCACCGGAATTGGTAGAACCGGTCGTATTATTACCTTTGTTCTTATTCCTAAACCTATTTTTCTTTCTTTTTGCAGGATCGCTCTTGGAAGCTGCCTTACCTGATTCTGACGATCCGCCCGATCCGGGGTTTAGAAGCCTTTCAATCGCAGACCACTTGGATTTATCCTGAGGTGATACGAGATTAAGCGCACAACCTTTAGCACCTGCTCTGGCAGTTCTTCCGATACGGTGGATATAATCTTCGGCACATTGAGGCAAATCATAATTGATTACATGTTCAATATGCGGAATATCTAAGCCTCTTGCTGCCACATCAGTAGCTACAAGTATGCGGTATTTCTTCCTTCTGAAAGCCTCTATAACTCTTTCACGTTTACTTTGACGCAAGTCACCGTGGATAGCTTCCGCACTATAGCCTTTCTTGGCAAGTTTGATTGCCATTTTTTCAGTACCGTATTTAGTTTTAACAAAAACTATTATCGAACCTTCACGCCTATCAAGCTCCGAAAGGAAAGTGTCATACTTATCCGCCTCACTGATACGCATTATATCCTGTGTGATATTTGCAGCCGGCGACGAAGTCGGGCTTACGGATATATGTACGGGATCCTTTAAATACTTATCGGCTATCTTAACAATGTTTTTAGGCAGTGTCGCAGAAAACAAAAGAGTCTGACGAGAACCGGTCATATATTTCATTATATTATCTATCTGGATACTAAAACCCATATCCAACATACGGTCGGTTTCATCAAGAACCAAAAAATCCGCATTATTAAGCATAAGGCTTCCACGCTCCAGATGGTCATTGATACGTCCGGGCGTACCGACTATTAATCTCGGTCTGTTACGCAACTGTTGCAGTTGTTTTACCATCGAATCGCCACCGATTAGCATCGCTGTTTTTATCTTAGAATTTCTTCCAAGCATATCTTGTAGTTGCTTTAATACTTGAGTAGCAAGTTCACGTGTCGGGGTCATAACCAGTGCCATACCGTTAGAATCGGTCATAAGTTTTGTTACCAGAGGTATTCCGAACGCAGCAGTTTTACCTGTACCCGTTTGAGCAGAGCCTAAAATGTCCCTCCCCTCTAAAGCAAGAGGTATAGCCTGTTGCTGTATCGGGGTAGGTTCATTAAATTGCAAATGCTGCAAAGTATGGTTAAGGGCTTCAGGTAAGCCCATTTCTTTAAATGTTTTCATATGAAATATCCTTATTGCAAAAGAATACATTCACAGCAAACACCGTAATATCCTCAATGCAATTATATAAATTGTTAAGATAGATTAGTCAGATAATAACTGAACATGTGCAGCAGACGACTTGCCTTTTACAGTAGCTATTTCATAGCTTACTTTTTGACCGTCATCAAGCTGTCTTATACCGCTTTTTTCAAGCGCACTTATATGAACAAAAACATCACTCGAACCATCATCAGGTTGAATAAAGCCATATCCCTTAGTTGCATTAAACCATTTTACCGTTCCGTTTGCCATAATTATTTCCTTTAGCATTATAGTTAAAAAAGAGCATACTCCCGTAAATTTTTCAATACGGGCTTACTCTTATTCAAACGCTTGGGATCGACAGTTTTAAGGAAGATCTTTTGTGGCTTCATGTAGTACCACTACTTATTAATACAAATTAATACAAGTCTCATTTTAGCAAGAGCAATTTAAACTCTGCAGAAGAACATACACCAAGA harbors:
- a CDS encoding hybrid sensor histidine kinase/response regulator — translated: MKDIEDISIKDAAILVVDDNEANRDILIRKFERIGINCLSAEGGKEAIEIIDRNRVDMVFLDLMMPDVSGFDVLQYVRKQYQPWQLPIIIVTAKNDTESILEAYKLGASDFISKPVNFSVAKARAKNCFMNKKLHEEISTINSSLEQTVNEKTQTLKHLVDELESEVQRCRAVEKDLIEQKGKVEVANKAKNDFLSNMTHELRTPLSSIIGFTDIIRKGKVTNRMPEESEELGSRYEENFKEKYGDCNEYIDFIHNAATELFELINNVFEMSEIESDNLRLQEANTSIEKIVDKVVISINKTIENSGMEIPVEVDITNKDAVIFVDKHRIEKVLLHLLSNSVKFSLAGGVIKINADVKDDDGIYFVVEDNGIGLSEENVDTVMEPFTQLDGSRDRKYGGIGLGLSLANALTEKHEGKLTIEGAEGRGTKVTVWLPSSRIVKNTLSQGI
- a CDS encoding SAM-dependent DNA methyltransferase — translated: MVEAMLDLVKGESERIDSRFLEPACGDGNFLTHVLRRKLAAVELKYGKSDFEKRNFALLAVMCIYGIELLPDNIDDCRDNLLGIFAEYLSLNEKDDLYRAASFVLSLNLIHGDALTMKARNGKPIAFAEWGYIGKGKFQRRDFRLDALTGSSAFSAEGSLFAHLGKHEIFTPIKVWTPMIVKELAGAYVQEVA
- a CDS encoding alpha/beta fold hydrolase, which gives rise to MHYTDTGTGEVILFGHSFLWDNQMWQEQVEVLSTQYRCIVPDLWGHGESDYLDNSECNIAELADDHILLMDSLGIEKFSIIGLSVGGMWAAHIAFKYPERINKLVLCDTDLGKEPLFNKFKYYVMIKMMERANCVPPKLVEKVIPIFFSKTTLENNKKLVCYFKNKLSSISKECIPTIATLARAIFWRDSFLNELKQIKAETKIIVGSDDIARPPNEARRLEKLIPNATLSIIENSGHIPSCEQPKLLNAVLLYFFDKTAS
- a CDS encoding DEAD/DEAH box helicase; amino-acid sequence: MKTFKEMGLPEALNHTLQHLQFNEPTPIQQQAIPLALEGRDILGSAQTGTGKTAAFGIPLVTKLMTDSNGMALVMTPTRELATQVLKQLQDMLGRNSKIKTAMLIGGDSMVKQLQQLRNRPRLIVGTPGRINDHLERGSLMLNNADFLVLDETDRMLDMGFSIQIDNIMKYMTGSRQTLLFSATLPKNIVKIADKYLKDPVHISVSPTSSPAANITQDIMRISEADKYDTFLSELDRREGSIIVFVKTKYGTEKMAIKLAKKGYSAEAIHGDLRQSKRERVIEAFRRKKYRILVATDVAARGLDIPHIEHVINYDLPQCAEDYIHRIGRTARAGAKGCALNLVSPQDKSKWSAIERLLNPGSGGSSESGKAASKSDPAKRKKNRFRNKNKGNNTTGSTNSGAKKPARMFKGKMVA
- a CDS encoding cold-shock protein, with translation MANGTVKWFNATKGYGFIQPDDGSSDVFVHISALEKSGIRQLDDGQKVSYEIATVKGKSSAAHVQLLSD